The following are from one region of the Heliangelus exortis chromosome 2, bHelExo1.hap1, whole genome shotgun sequence genome:
- the MLH1 gene encoding DNA mismatch repair protein Mlh1 isoform X2 produces MKGYITNANYSVKKCIFLLFINHRLVESAALRKAIETVYAAYLPKSTHPFLYLSLEIAPQNVDVNVHPTKHEVHFLHEDSILERVQQHVESKLLGSNSSRMYFTQTLLPGADCSSSEVVKSAANSSAVTKGTSDKVYAHQMVRTDSREQKLEAFLQPVNNPLSTSPTEVTTEVNAGPPGGVVRPQDAEMEDVSDVVEMVQEDTVIPAGLSESGRESPETVPPRKRPREDVDVEMEKDDTRKDLTAACTPRRRIINLTSVLTLQEEISNHAHANLQEMLRDHSFVGCVSPQWALVQYQTKLYLLNTTKLSQELFYQILIYDFANFGVLRLSEPAPLYELSMLALEDPESGWTEEDGPKEGLAEYIVEFLKKKTEMLKDYFSLEIDEEGNLIGLPLLIDNYVPPLEGLPMFILRMATEVNWDEEKECFETLSKELAMFYSIRKQYIIDEANPTNSQSEGSDSGSTTWKWTVEHVLYKSFRTHLLPPKHFTEDGNILQLANLPDLYKVFERC; encoded by the exons ATGAAGGGCTACATCACTAATGCAAACTACTCTGTGaagaaatgtatatttttactCTTCATAAACC ATCGATTGGTGGAGTCGGCTGCTTTGCGGAAAGCCATAGAAACTGTGTATGCTGCTTACTTGCCAAAGAGTACACATCCATTCCTGTACTTAAG tcTGGAAATAGCCCCCCAGAATGTTGATGTGAATGTGCACCCTACAAAACATGAGGTCCATTTCCTTCATGAAGACAGTATCCTAGAGCGTGTGCAACAACACGTAGAGAGCAAGTTACTGGGCTCCAATTCTTCCAGGATGTACTTCACTCAG ACATTGCTTCCAGGGGCTGATTGCTCTTCCAGTGAGGTTGTGAAATCAGCAGCAAACTCTTCTGCAGTTACCAAAGGAACCAGTGATAAGGTTTATGCGCATCAGATGGTCCGCACCGATTCCCGAGAGCAGAAGCTGGAAGCTTTTCTTCAGCCAGTGAACAACCCCTTAAGTACAAGCCCTACTGAAGTGACCACAGAGGTTAATGCAGGACCTCCTGGTGGGGTGGTCAGGCCACAAGATGCTGAAATGGAAGATGTCAGTGATGTGGTTGAAATGGTTCAGGAGGACACGGTGATTCCTGCAGGGCTGAGTGAGAGTGGACGTGAGTCTCCTGAGACAGTGCCACCTCG AAAGAGACCACGGGAAGACGTGGAcgtagaaatggaaaaagatgaCACAAGAAAGGACCTgactgctgcctgcacccctaGAAGAAGAATTATCAACTTGACCAGTGTATTGACTCTCCAGGAGGAAATCAGTAACCACGCACATGCAA ATCTTCAGGAGATGCTACGTGATCACTCATTTGTTGGCTGTGTCAGTCCTCAGTGGGCTCTGGTCCAATATCAGACAAAATTGTATCTTCTCAATACAACAAAGCTCAG CCAAGAACTCTTCTACCAAATACTTATTTATGACTTTGCAAACTTTGGAGTCTTAAGGCTGTCT GAGCCAGCTCCTTTGTATGAGCTTTCAATGCTTGCTTTAGAGGATCCTGAAAGTGGCTGGACTGAAGAAGATGGCCCAAAAGAAGGGCTTGCTGAGTACATTGTGGagtttctgaaaaagaagactgaaatgctgaaagattatttttctctggaaattgATGAG GAAGGAAACCTCATCGGGTTACCACTGCTCATAGACAACTATGTTCCACCACTGGAAGGACTGCCTATGTTTATCCTTCGCATGGCCACAGAG GTAAACTGGGATGAAGAAAAAGAGTGTTTTGAAACCCTAAGTAAAGAATTAGCCATGTTCTACTCCATTAGGAAGCAATATATAATAGATGAAGCCAACCCAACAAACTCTCAG agtgAAGGTTCTGATTCTGGTTCAACAACATGGAAATGGACTGTGGAACACGTACTTTACAAATCTTTTAGGACTCATCTCTTGCCTCCTAAGCATTTCACAGAAGATGGCAACATTCTGCAGCTTGCAAACCTGCCTGACCTCTATAAAGTTTTTGAGAGATGTTGA
- the MLH1 gene encoding DNA mismatch repair protein Mlh1 isoform X1, whose protein sequence is MAGVIRRLDEAVVNRIAAGEVIQRPANAIKEMIENCLDAKSTSIQVVVKEGGLKLIQVQDNGCGIRKEDLDIVCERFTTSKLQKFEDLASISTYGFRGEALASISHVAHVTVTTKTADAKCAYRATYRDGKIKAAPKPCAGNQGTQITVEDLFYNVSTRRKALKNPSEEYAKILEVVGRYAIHNSGISFSVKKQGDNVSDVRTLSNASTVDNIRSIFGNAVSRELIEVGCEDTNLAFKMKGYITNANYSVKKCIFLLFINHRLVESAALRKAIETVYAAYLPKSTHPFLYLSLEIAPQNVDVNVHPTKHEVHFLHEDSILERVQQHVESKLLGSNSSRMYFTQTLLPGADCSSSEVVKSAANSSAVTKGTSDKVYAHQMVRTDSREQKLEAFLQPVNNPLSTSPTEVTTEVNAGPPGGVVRPQDAEMEDVSDVVEMVQEDTVIPAGLSESGRESPETVPPRKRPREDVDVEMEKDDTRKDLTAACTPRRRIINLTSVLTLQEEISNHAHANLQEMLRDHSFVGCVSPQWALVQYQTKLYLLNTTKLSQELFYQILIYDFANFGVLRLSEPAPLYELSMLALEDPESGWTEEDGPKEGLAEYIVEFLKKKTEMLKDYFSLEIDEEGNLIGLPLLIDNYVPPLEGLPMFILRMATEVNWDEEKECFETLSKELAMFYSIRKQYIIDEANPTNSQSEGSDSGSTTWKWTVEHVLYKSFRTHLLPPKHFTEDGNILQLANLPDLYKVFERC, encoded by the exons ATGGCCGGTGTGATTCGGCGGCTGGATGAAGCCGTAGTGAACCGCATCGCCGCCGGCGAAGTGATCCAGAGGCCGGCCAACGCCATCAAGGAGATGATCGAGAACTG TTTGGATGCTAAGTCTACGAGTATCCAGGTAGTTGTTAAAGAAGGTGGTCTGAAACTCATCCAGGTCCAAGATAATGGCTGTGGTATCAGA AAAGAAGATTTGGACATTGTGTGTGAGAGATTTACTACAAGCAAACTGCAAAAATTTGAAGACTTGGCTAGTATTTCTACATATGGTTTTAGGGGTGAG gcATTGGCTAGCATCAGTCATGTTGCCCATGTTACAGTAACAACTAAAACAGCTGATGCAAAATGTGCATACAG AGCCACTTACCGTGATGGAAAAATTAAAGCTGCTCCAAAACCCTGTGCTGGAAACCAAGGAACTCAGATCACG gttGAAGATCTTTTTTACAATGTAAGTACAAGGaggaaagctttaaaaaatccAAGTGAAGAATATGCAAAAATACTAGAAGTTGTTGGCAG GTATGCCATCCATAACTCGGGCATCAGCTTTTCAGTTAAAAAG CAAGGTGACAATGTGTCTGATGTTAGAACCTTATCAAATGCTTCAACAGTGGACAACATTAGGTCAATTTTTGGAAATGCTGTTAGCAG GGAACTGATAGAAGTGGGTTGTGAAGATACAAATCTGGCCTTTAAAATGAAGGGCTACATCACTAATGCAAACTACTCTGTGaagaaatgtatatttttactCTTCATAAACC ATCGATTGGTGGAGTCGGCTGCTTTGCGGAAAGCCATAGAAACTGTGTATGCTGCTTACTTGCCAAAGAGTACACATCCATTCCTGTACTTAAG tcTGGAAATAGCCCCCCAGAATGTTGATGTGAATGTGCACCCTACAAAACATGAGGTCCATTTCCTTCATGAAGACAGTATCCTAGAGCGTGTGCAACAACACGTAGAGAGCAAGTTACTGGGCTCCAATTCTTCCAGGATGTACTTCACTCAG ACATTGCTTCCAGGGGCTGATTGCTCTTCCAGTGAGGTTGTGAAATCAGCAGCAAACTCTTCTGCAGTTACCAAAGGAACCAGTGATAAGGTTTATGCGCATCAGATGGTCCGCACCGATTCCCGAGAGCAGAAGCTGGAAGCTTTTCTTCAGCCAGTGAACAACCCCTTAAGTACAAGCCCTACTGAAGTGACCACAGAGGTTAATGCAGGACCTCCTGGTGGGGTGGTCAGGCCACAAGATGCTGAAATGGAAGATGTCAGTGATGTGGTTGAAATGGTTCAGGAGGACACGGTGATTCCTGCAGGGCTGAGTGAGAGTGGACGTGAGTCTCCTGAGACAGTGCCACCTCG AAAGAGACCACGGGAAGACGTGGAcgtagaaatggaaaaagatgaCACAAGAAAGGACCTgactgctgcctgcacccctaGAAGAAGAATTATCAACTTGACCAGTGTATTGACTCTCCAGGAGGAAATCAGTAACCACGCACATGCAA ATCTTCAGGAGATGCTACGTGATCACTCATTTGTTGGCTGTGTCAGTCCTCAGTGGGCTCTGGTCCAATATCAGACAAAATTGTATCTTCTCAATACAACAAAGCTCAG CCAAGAACTCTTCTACCAAATACTTATTTATGACTTTGCAAACTTTGGAGTCTTAAGGCTGTCT GAGCCAGCTCCTTTGTATGAGCTTTCAATGCTTGCTTTAGAGGATCCTGAAAGTGGCTGGACTGAAGAAGATGGCCCAAAAGAAGGGCTTGCTGAGTACATTGTGGagtttctgaaaaagaagactgaaatgctgaaagattatttttctctggaaattgATGAG GAAGGAAACCTCATCGGGTTACCACTGCTCATAGACAACTATGTTCCACCACTGGAAGGACTGCCTATGTTTATCCTTCGCATGGCCACAGAG GTAAACTGGGATGAAGAAAAAGAGTGTTTTGAAACCCTAAGTAAAGAATTAGCCATGTTCTACTCCATTAGGAAGCAATATATAATAGATGAAGCCAACCCAACAAACTCTCAG agtgAAGGTTCTGATTCTGGTTCAACAACATGGAAATGGACTGTGGAACACGTACTTTACAAATCTTTTAGGACTCATCTCTTGCCTCCTAAGCATTTCACAGAAGATGGCAACATTCTGCAGCTTGCAAACCTGCCTGACCTCTATAAAGTTTTTGAGAGATGTTGA